A genomic window from Nocardioides sp. BP30 includes:
- the def gene encoding peptide deformylase produces the protein MAIQPIRLFGDPVLRRRATEVVDFDKELRRLVEDLTETMLDAPGAGLAAPQIGVGLRVFTWYVDGEVGHLVNPQLTLSEECQDGGEGCLSLPGLTYDTRRAMHVVANGFTMHGDPVTIEGSELLARAIQHETDHLDGVLFIDRLDEAARKAAMRDIRSSEWFGLDRPTVKVSPHPMFGTGR, from the coding sequence ATGGCCATCCAGCCCATCCGCCTCTTCGGCGATCCCGTGCTGCGCCGCCGCGCGACGGAGGTCGTCGACTTCGACAAGGAGCTGCGTCGGCTCGTCGAGGATCTCACCGAGACCATGCTCGACGCGCCGGGCGCGGGTCTGGCGGCACCTCAGATCGGCGTCGGCCTGCGCGTCTTCACCTGGTACGTCGACGGCGAGGTCGGCCACCTCGTCAACCCGCAGCTCACCCTGTCCGAGGAGTGCCAGGACGGTGGCGAGGGCTGTCTCTCGCTGCCCGGCCTGACCTACGACACCCGGCGCGCGATGCATGTCGTCGCCAACGGCTTCACCATGCACGGCGACCCGGTCACCATCGAGGGCTCCGAGCTGCTGGCCCGGGCCATCCAGCACGAGACCGACCACCTGGACGGCGTGCTGTTCATCGACCGGCTCGACGAGGCCGCGCGCAAGGCGGCGATGCGCGACATCCGCTCCTCGGAGTGGTTCGGTCTCGACCGCCCGACCGTGAAGGTCAG